The DNA window CCATTATCTAATATATCAAGATACAGCTTTTTTTCTTCGATATTGAGTCTTAAAGTGATTTTAGTAGCCTCTGCCCCTGCACTATTCATTAAGAGGTTAAGTAGAATTTGCTTAATCTGACCTCTGTCAGCTACTATTTTCAGTGGTTTGATTAAAGGAGAGATATCAATGTCTATATCTTTAAAACCTTCTATGGAATGAACCTGTTGGATTACTTCTTCTACTACTTCTGATAGGGATAATAATACGAATTCCCCATGAATTGCACTGGATTCTAATGATGCGAAATCTAATAAATCCTCCACCATTTTTTGCATTCGCTTAGCTTCTTCTAACGTTGTTACTAAAAATTGATCTGCTGTTACCCCAGTGACAATTCCCCCTTGGACGGCCTGAATCATACCACGTATCGAAGTAACAGGGGTCCTTAATTCGTGAGAAACTCCTGCAAGTAAATCCGTTCTCATTTGTTCAAGTTGTTTCAAACGCTTTGTCATCACTTCAAAAGAAGAAAATAGTTGTTGTAGTTCTGCTTCCTTTACTTTCGTTGCTGATGGTAGGTTCGGAGAGTAATCTCCTTCCGAGACTTGTCTCGCAGCTTCCGTTAATTGATGTAAGGGAAGAGTTAATTTTCTAGAAAGGTGATATATTACAAGCCAACCTCCAAATGCGATTCCCAAAATAATTAGTACGAGAAAGCCATAAGTTTCTATATTATCTAAAAATATTTCAGGTGAAGGGGTACTTAAATATAAAGCGCCAATCACTTCGCCCTCTTTACTTAGAGGGATGCCTACACGTAGCAATGTAATATCCTTAATTTTGATTTTTTCTTTAGTTGATTTACCACTTAGCACACTTTCTATAGTAGAAGGTGTTTCGGCAAGAGTCTCGGACAATGATTTATCTAGACTAGAAAAGTTAACAAGATTGTGGCCCTCTTCATTAAAAATTTGCATAAAATCTTGAGCAACAGGACGTACTATTTCCGCTGGTGTAGCAGGTGTAACGGGTACAGCAGGTGTAGAAGGTGGAATATGTAGTTCATCTTGGCTAGAACTTGGTTGTGATTGTAATACTTCCATAGAGCGAATATAGGAAACGCTGAGTTGTTCCGCTCTCGCCTGTAGTAATTGAAAACTTTGTCGATTTTCATTTACTTTTATCCATACACCAGCGATAATCCCTAAAAAGATAAGAATTGCTATTAATACACCTGCATATCTACGAGTCCAAAAACGTAGTAAAGGGATACTGTTATCAGACGGTAAGTTAGTTGACATATAGCATATACCCCATTCCACGCACTGTTTTAATTTCTCCCTCATCAACTGACCAATCACGCAAGTGTTGGCGGATTCTTTTAATGGAAGCATCTACAGCTCTATCTGCACCGTCATAATTCATCCCCCATACAGAATCCAATAGTTGATCGCGAGTAAAGCATTGATTAGGATGTTGTCCTAGAAAGGCAAGCAGTCCCCAATCACGTGGTGACAAAGGAATTAACTCATCAAAAAAAGAAGCTGTACGAGTTGTAAGGTTTATGATGAGATGACCTAATCTAATAATTTCATTATCTTCTAAATGTGAGGAGCGACGTAATACGGCTTGTACTCGAGCAACAACCTCCTCGGGATCGAACGGCTTTGTGATATAATCATCCGCCCCTTGTCCAAGCCCTGCTAATCGTTCGGGCACACTCCCTCTAGCAGTTAGGATAATGACAGGACAACTTCCATATTGACGAATTTGTTTTAGAATCTCTAGCCCATCATTTTGAGGCAACATCAAATCCAAAAGTACCAATGAAGGGTTATAATTTAAAAAAGTTTGAATTAT is part of the Psychrobacillus sp. FSL H8-0483 genome and encodes:
- a CDS encoding HAMP domain-containing sensor histidine kinase, with amino-acid sequence MSTNLPSDNSIPLLRFWTRRYAGVLIAILIFLGIIAGVWIKVNENRQSFQLLQARAEQLSVSYIRSMEVLQSQPSSSQDELHIPPSTPAVPVTPATPAEIVRPVAQDFMQIFNEEGHNLVNFSSLDKSLSETLAETPSTIESVLSGKSTKEKIKIKDITLLRVGIPLSKEGEVIGALYLSTPSPEIFLDNIETYGFLVLIILGIAFGGWLVIYHLSRKLTLPLHQLTEAARQVSEGDYSPNLPSATKVKEAELQQLFSSFEVMTKRLKQLEQMRTDLLAGVSHELRTPVTSIRGMIQAVQGGIVTGVTADQFLVTTLEEAKRMQKMVEDLLDFASLESSAIHGEFVLLSLSEVVEEVIQQVHSIEGFKDIDIDISPLIKPLKIVADRGQIKQILLNLLMNSAGAEATKITLRLNIEEKKLYLDILDNGKGIAEQEIPYIFERYYRGDSKRKKKQGLGLGLPLSRLLAEANNCELFLLSTSQHETIFRLMLPIE
- a CDS encoding response regulator transcription factor, producing MKRILLIEDELPIAQLLKVYLERNDFSVLHDSGEGNIIQTFLNYNPSLVLLDLMLPQNDGLEILKQIRQYGSCPVIILTARGSVPERLAGLGQGADDYITKPFDPEEVVARVQAVLRRSSHLEDNEIIRLGHLIINLTTRTASFFDELIPLSPRDWGLLAFLGQHPNQCFTRDQLLDSVWGMNYDGADRAVDASIKRIRQHLRDWSVDEGEIKTVRGMGYMLYVN